From the Hevea brasiliensis isolate MT/VB/25A 57/8 chromosome 13, ASM3005281v1, whole genome shotgun sequence genome, the window CTTTCACAGGGTTAATAAAGTTCAAGGATGTAGAAATGGAATTGGGCATACTGCATATTGGCAACCTCCATGACCACCCGGGATTTGCCGGAAAAATTTTCTAGATCATAACACTCATAAAAGGCTTGCAATTCAAACATGTTACTTCACAGCTAATTTTATGCATCCTGTCCCTAAAGAATTTATTTATGGATGTCTTACCAAATGGACATTTAAATCTGACTCTGACATGAAGAATGAGAATGTGAAAATGTTGATAAAATCCAAGGGCAGCCTAAATGCACATGATCAACTACTATCAGGCTTGTCATTCAGAAAATAAATCCAGCCTTCCACAAAAGCAAGATAAAATGTTGCAATAGTCTAGTATCTTGTGGAAGACTGGCTATATAGTActaatttatcttttttatttattaattatagatgTTTGATGCAAAAAATGTGGCAGAAGAATTTATTTGTAACTAAAAACATTACAGTGAGGAAGTTGCCACAGTTCTGGCCATCAGCACGGAAATAGTTGTTAGCATTGTTCCCTGGGACACCAGCTGGAGTCTGTTGGCTGGCATCTACAGGTGCAGCAGCAGGGGCGGGCTTCTGAGCAGGTCCATTGCTCGCAACATGTCCCAAGTTTTGAGGAGGAGCTGCAACGTTATTATTAGTTGGTTTTGGAGCCTCTCCACTTCCAAAAAGGTATCCCAAAGAACTCTGCCCTCCACCACTGCTTACTCCACGACCCATTATATCAATTCCAACTGTTATATGAAAAAATCTAGGGTCTGCAAATATTATCCattagaaaagaaaatagaaactcGAAACTGGAAGCACACAAATTTCTAGCAAATGTGCAAAGGAGAAGGATAAGAAAACTTCAGTGCTCAAAACTAGCAACACAGTTGGAGAAAGATTTCAGTATGCATTTAACTTCCCGTTTGTCAAAAGAATTACGAACAGAGAGAGATTTCTAAAGCAAAAATACAAATGATATTCAAGAACTTGCAAACAGTGACGCATGCAGATTCCAGAGACAAGAATATAACTCGTGCTGTGGCCCGTTAAAATTTAACATTTACAGTTACCAAGACTTGGAAGTCCTTAATACCAACCACAATCACAATCACAATCACAATCGCAGACATCATTCACGATTAAGCAACCTCCAGCGAAAAAGCAACACCTattaatgtgtgtgtgtgtgtgtgagagagagagagagagagagagagagagatttttaaaataattaacacaTTTCACATAAGAAGCACCTTAATTAAACAGCATAATTAGAATAAAATAATACTAATTCCCACATTAACCAAACAAATCTCATATCGCAAAAAATCAAAGCTCTTTCTATGAACATCCACCCTAATTGATCAAAATCTCACAGATCCAAGCGAGATGTGACTGAACAGAACGAGATAGAGAGAAATCAGAGAAAATCACATTCAACCAACAAATCATTGAATTATAGCGCACACGCTAGGTAAAACTTGACAGGTtgcaattttttttccttttcatcaCCCACATTTCCAAGCGAAACAAACAGAAAATCGAAACGTAAGGAGAGCGCTAGAGAGAGAGGTGCACTAACCCGCAAATGGTTTTTTGGATCAGATCTGAATGCAAGCATGTGAAGCACTTTGAAATTAAGAACTAAGGTGGGGCCACTAacgagattttatttttaattcaattaatttattttaaacattaaaataataaaaatatatatttttcatattattttctattaaaaaacattttaaaaattgaatttatattacaataatttaaaatttttttgaggttagtaaaaattaaaagaaaatgttTTATAtagtatatataataataataataataataataataataataataataataataataatttaaagatattaaatgtaattgattttgataattaagatataatttaattaaagaattcACAGGCTaagttttttgtttttattttttgtaattaatgttactaatttatttttttagggTAGATAATAAGTTAATATTTGAAGTATGTAAAAAATTATAGAtcaaacttttaattttaatttaaaataaattaatgtcttaaattttattatatgagtaaaatatttcattcatttaaatttaatttaatttactgtTAACTATAAATTAAACATTACGTAaagttctaataattttaatgttattttttaaataaagtttGATAATGCCACTTGAATTTTGTTAttgttaaattaatattaaattaaataaaaattaattatttttatcaatttgatttcAAGCAGAAATAAAGTATGTTtacttctatttttattttttaagaaaaataatgaaaatataaaaaatgtgtTCACctctcaaaataatttttaatttaaaaaatttaaaaatatttttcttatattttataattaaaagaaataaattatttatcttaGCCTTCGActtctttttattaaaaaataaattattataaaatacatttaaaactcattttattaataaaattatttgaatatgtgttgttcattcattttataatgatatatatttttattataaataaatatttaattttaattatgataagttataatatgaattttattacaaaagcttcatttacaaaaagaaaaaatTGTAAAACAAAGgctaaattatgaaaaaataacaatttaatcataaaattttcatattatttttatttttattaataaatttatttaaaaatataattaaatttattaattaacaaattattcaaaattttcatttatatatagtcatgtttaattattctatttaatttttatttatttgcttaataattttgatatttttataaattttaacaaatttcttattgataaaaatatataatcatttttaattttaatttttcaccattttattatatttttaattgacatatttcttattattttatctcaaatttaaagtttaacaaataaaaaatttaaatatgtaaataaaacataataataaataatataagaaaaataatataattataacttttaaaataataagtatttgatttagtaaaataatatttttatttaatttatacgagaataattattaaaatattaataaattaaaatatgagCTAACATTAATAATATcatacatatttgaattatttttattatgtaaatattatttaattaagttaattgttaaatttaaaattaatgtgaaagtttagaactaaattaataaaattaaaaagatttgttaaaatttaaaaaattaaaaatttaatttttaattttccatTTCAAAAATCgacatatttaaacataaaattttatgttttcaaattttttaaaaatttttttatactaCTCCAATATTCCATTGGTGTATAAgctcctattttttttttttatttgtttttcaaatttaatcaaaatttaaataaaataagaatgGAAACCATATAGTAACTGGGAGAATCCTACAATCTATTCTTATCTTATGACTCGACGGTCACCTTAACTTTGTAATTTAACCTTTCCTTCGTTCTTACGCCGAGTTAAACAGAACCGAATCAACATGtaccatacacacacacacaagcaAGAGAGCAACAACTTCCTTATTagggcaataaaaaaaaaaggcatcACCTCAATCTCACCCAATCCCATCGAAACCCTAGAATCCATGCTTCAATTTTTTCAATTCTCAGCGACAAGGGTTTGTTTTGTATTTTGATTTTTGTCCAATTTATGGCCTCGGTAAGTATTATTTCTCGCTTGATTTGTTGATTATTATTTCATGCTTGCTTATTAAATTTACACATGCATACACTGGTCGTTGCATTTCCCTCCTTCTCCATCTGTTTTGCTGCCCAGAAAGTAGAGGAAGATAGAAAAAGCTGCGAGTTTTGAATTTTTGTTCTTTGAGAAATGCATAATATACCTTGGTTTCCATTAGGTATATCGTGAGAGAGGAGTTAAAAACGTTCTAATGATTGTTTTGCTGCGTTTTATACGCAACTGAAGGTGGCATTGGAGATTGATTGATTGTTTGCTTTTATTTTGTATCTGATTTTGTATATTTTGTTTGTTCTGTTGATTATTTGGTGCTGCGATTTGCGTGATGAAGTTGCTTATTGGGTTGATTGGAAAATGGCGCAAGTATCTCATCATTCTTGTTTAAGCTTCTTATTTTTACATTTTTCAGATACAATACTTGAGCTCTACGTTGATTTCCATTGGCCATTTGTAGAAGCCCAAGTGTAGATTACACTGGGAGTGGGAAAGTTTTGTTGGTACTAATAAAGTTGTGGAATTTGAGATGTTTAGTCAAGGGAGTTATAATCTGCAATCCGGACAAGGTCCTCAGACACCTAGGCCACCTCCATTTTTACAGCATCCACCGGCTCTGCTTCCTTTACCTCAGAATTTCCAACAAGGTCCACTGCTGCCTTTACCTCAAGTTCTACCTCGCCCTGGTCAGCCTGGCCTGCCTATATATCAGCAAGGTCCTCTGGCCCCACATCTTGCAGTTCGGCAGGTTCAACCTGGGTTGCCTAACACGGGTCAGCCTTATTTTCCTCCACCGCCTGCAGTTCATGGAAGTACCCGGTTGCCACATGTATACACAACTGCGCCACCAAATCCGCAAGGATCGCAGCATTCTTCTTATTTAGCGCCTGGACTccctcctcctcctcctgctgCTGCTGCTGGTTCACATAATCTGGAAATGTTACAGGTCACATTACCTCCTAGAAGTTTACCTCCTACACCTTCACAAGGCCAGACGTTATATAGAGCTCCAATTCATCAGTTGCCTCAGCAGCCTGGTGGCATGCAAGGTCTACAGCAAATTCCACCACCCCCACCTCCCCCTCCTACTTTTTCAACTTCTTCCCTATCTGGGAATATTTTAGAGGCAACTGTTGGAAACTCTCAAATGTCTTCCATGGTTCCCCCATCAACGTCACCTCCTCCACCACTGCCATCTTCTTCTCCACCGCCAATTCCACCATCTTCACCACCCCCTGTCTTTTCCTCAGCGTCAGTATCTTTGCCTCTTCCTGCTGGATTCAACATGCCTTGTGGCTCTAATCCACAATTAGGCACTCTTGGTCCTGTTACTGAAGTCAGACCTCTCAATCGGGCTGAGCATAGTATATCTGTACAGAAATTTTCTGTGGATGATGGAAGTCTATTTTTGGAAGGTCAAAGTGGAAATGAGTTGAATTATCCTGGGGGAGATGGTTTGTCATTGAATGGAATTGTGGCATCCGATGTTCCTTGTCCACCTAAGCCAGCAGAAGAAAAAATTGTTCAGAAGATCGAAGAGTTTTGCCAACTAATTGCTAAGAATGGTTCTTCTTATGAAGATATTGCTCGTCTAAAGGGATCTGAGAATCCGGAGTTCAAATTTTTGTTTGGTGGCGAGCCAAGTAGTGAAGCTGCAATTGCACATGAGTATTTTTTGTGGATGAAGAAGCAGTGTCTTTTGGCAAGTAAATCAGATGGAATCCAGCCTGAAATGTCGACCAATCATTTGATGCTCACAACTGAAATCCATTCACCTGCTGATTCTGATATGGAGATGGAAGGTTAGTGTAACCGGTTATATCATATTTTTTAATTCTATTTCATCTGGTTTTTCTTTCCTAATTTTCCTTAGATATTGATATTGCACACATGCCCCCAGACAGAGGCCCTTTCGTCTATAAGAGTTTATCTCTTGGAAAACCTATAATCTATCTGTGGTAATTTAGGGTTCATGAAAGGGACAgtatttaaattcataattttaatgcATTGCTGAAGTTCTTGATTCTCTTCAGTTGTTTGGTGCTTTCAGATGATATCACCAGGTCTGATGTTGACCAGGCAGTGAATCAGCCTATTGAAAATCCAACTCAAGCTATTGGTCCGATAAGCAGCGAGTTTGATGCAAAAAAGCAGCTGCACAAACTATTGAGTTCAGCCGGATCTGGTGCTGGCACGATGGTTTTATCTGAAAGACAGGGTGAAGAAGGTAAATATTGATCCCCATGCACTGGTTTTTTCCTTTATGGACAAATTAAGCATTTTCCGCTCTCCTTTCATCTTTTCTACAGCCTGTTTTGATCTGTAATCCTTTGCTTCAATGAGGTAATTATCTGTTGTGGAGCTTTTAATTTGTTTGTCAATAAAACTTTCTTTCTTAATTTCATtgttattttattgtatttttcatGTTCATGTTAATATTTACTTCCCAGTGAATTGAGAATGATTCCTAGACTAGAGTTTACATGTGTGATCTTTAGAATGTTAATATTTAGGAGAATAATCTTTATATCTGTTGCTTATCCAATGGGGCAATGAGTTAATTTGGAAATACACAGGGTCAAAGCTAGTCTCCAGTCATGATGACTTGACATTTGGGAGGTCAGTTTTCAGGGTTGAAAGCCCAGTCATTAATCCAACTGGGGCTACTGAATATCCCTTTGCCAGCAACAGAGTGGAATCTTCTACAGTCTTAGCTGGTGATAATAGTTCATCTAAGGTTGCAGCAGCTGCTGAATGCAtgaattctgacagctattcggGTCAAGTCATGAAAGGCAGTAGCCCATTCAGACTCCTGCAAGACTATGCTTCTAATGACAGCTCAGAAAATGATGAGGATTCACATTTCAAAGATGCCAATCCTGAAACAGTTTCATCATTAGTTGCAGTTAGTGAAAGGGGGTTTGGGATGCTATCTGAATCTGGCATGTTGTATAAAGCTCTGGAATCTTCCTCGTATTCACAAAGAGGAGTTAAGGAGACTGTCCCAATATCCATTGCAACTGGGCCAAGCACCAAACTTATTGATATTAAGCTTGAGAACCAATCATCTATTGACCATGCCACTTGTCACGAGGCTCTCCCAAAAGAAGATGCTTCGGGAGGTGCGGGGGCAAATGTTGCTTCTAGTGGTAAATATGAGGACAGCAAAGATAAAAATGCAAAATTGGAAGGCGAAGATAAAAATGCAAAATTTACTTCAAATGCCCAGAAAATAGATAAGTTTGGAAGATTGGTTAGAGAAGGTGTCAGTGACAGTGACTCCGAAGATTCACACCATGCTTATAGGCGTAATAAAAGAGGGAGAAGCCGGAGCCGGTCACCTCTAGATAGGAGGAGGAGGAATCATCCtcggagaagaagagaaaagagaagTAGATCTCGTGGGTAAGCAACTGTATTTTTGTAGCTTATTTTGTGTTCTATTTTTAGTGGTTTAGAGATCCTAGACTATTTGCTGCATTGATAGCTTGTAGTTTTATATATGGTATGATTTTCATTATCTGTGGAAGAGACTGAATTTCTTGGTGTCTGTTGCTTTGTTTTAGATGGTCTCCCAGGAATAGAAGAAGTAGGAGCAGGTCTCCCTCTTTTAGGCATGCAGGTGAATTTAGCGGTGGCAATAGGAGACTGGAAAAGGGTCAGTTGCCAGACTGTTTTAACTTTCTCAGAGGCAGGTGCTACCGTGGTGCATCCTGTCGTTATATGCACCATGATTTTGAGAAAATTAATGGATCGAGGCATCACAAGAGCAAGCAACAAGAAGTGCAACTTCCTCCCAGTTCAAAGAATTGTAATACTCATGAAGGTAACAAGAAACTCTCACCAATGGTATCAGATCATGGGCAGGAAATCATGAACCAGGAAATGAGGAGCAATCATGATGTGTCTTGTGCTACAAAAGATAACAATGTTGTTCATAATGGAGAAGATTCTGTTGGTGATGCATTAGTTGATTCTGAAATTATCAAATCTGACAGTTTTAGACAGATTGTTGCTGAATTGCCAAAAACTAGAGTAGTTGAAGAAAGATCTGAAGATGGTACAACTTGTGTAGGTGAGAATTTTCAGGAAGCAATGGAATCTGACCAACCAATGGTTGTTGATAGTTTTCCCTCTAAACGTGCAAGTGATGCTAACCTCATGAAGTCACATGGTGAAACTCCTCAGGATGTAATTTCTTCTTTGAAGATTCAACAATCTCAGTCTGTTCAGTCAGATCCGGTGCTTGAAGATGCTGATAATCACGCCCAACAAACTGACGATTCTTCTATATCTGATACATCACCAAATAAAACATCTAGAACTTCTCCAAAGAAACTTCATGGTACAGAAACTCTTCCAAATTCTGCAGATTCTGTACATAATCCTTCCCAGATGCCCCCTGTTCCTTCCTCTGCTCCAAATGCAGAAGGCAATAATACTTCACATATGGCACAGCTATCAAGGGATTGCAACTTGATGCCACAGACTGCAGCATTTCAATCTCAATCTGTTCCTTCGGAAAATTTTCCCTCTTATATGTTGCCCAATCACAATTCTCTTTTTTctctaccatcaaattcctcatctGCCACGttgccaccgccaccaccactATTGCCACCACATGGACCAGTTGGAAATGCAGGCTCTGCAAAACCAAGTGTTACTTCGCAATTTCAGCAGATTTCCTTGCCTCCAAGGGGGGACTTTGGTTCTCAAATGTTCTTGAGACCCTACTCAACTGAATTCTCTGTTAATTCTCAGGTTGGTGAGTTCCAGCATCAAGCGTACCCTTCATTGCAGGAGCCACATCAACCTCCCATACATTTGCAAGGTTTTAAGTTGAAACCTTTACCTGGATGCACCCCATCCAGTCAACAATCTGGTCTTTTCGGAGGAGATCATTTAAAACAGCTCCCACTGCAGGCTGCAAGGGTTTCAGACTCCATTCGGAGCAACAATTACCCTCAACCTATACCCTTTTCCCAAGGACCTGCAAACAAAATGCAATCTTTTTCTGGTGACAATTTTGCTCCAGGAGAGATTTTGA encodes:
- the LOC110660773 gene encoding protein SPIRAL1-like 3 yields the protein MGRGVSSGGGQSSLGYLFGSGEAPKPTNNNVAAPPQNLGHVASNGPAQKPAPAAAPVDASQQTPAGVPGNNANNYFRADGQNCGNFLTDRPTTKVHAAPGGGSSLDYLFGGDGK
- the LOC110660774 gene encoding uncharacterized protein LOC110660774 gives rise to the protein MFSQGSYNLQSGQGPQTPRPPPFLQHPPALLPLPQNFQQGPLLPLPQVLPRPGQPGLPIYQQGPLAPHLAVRQVQPGLPNTGQPYFPPPPAVHGSTRLPHVYTTAPPNPQGSQHSSYLAPGLPPPPPAAAAGSHNLEMLQVTLPPRSLPPTPSQGQTLYRAPIHQLPQQPGGMQGLQQIPPPPPPPPTFSTSSLSGNILEATVGNSQMSSMVPPSTSPPPPLPSSSPPPIPPSSPPPVFSSASVSLPLPAGFNMPCGSNPQLGTLGPVTEVRPLNRAEHSISVQKFSVDDGSLFLEGQSGNELNYPGGDGLSLNGIVASDVPCPPKPAEEKIVQKIEEFCQLIAKNGSSYEDIARLKGSENPEFKFLFGGEPSSEAAIAHEYFLWMKKQCLLASKSDGIQPEMSTNHLMLTTEIHSPADSDMEMEDDITRSDVDQAVNQPIENPTQAIGPISSEFDAKKQLHKLLSSAGSGAGTMVLSERQGEEGSKLVSSHDDLTFGRSVFRVESPVINPTGATEYPFASNRVESSTVLAGDNSSSKVAAAAECMNSDSYSGQVMKGSSPFRLLQDYASNDSSENDEDSHFKDANPETVSSLVAVSERGFGMLSESGMLYKALESSSYSQRGVKETVPISIATGPSTKLIDIKLENQSSIDHATCHEALPKEDASGGAGANVASSGKYEDSKDKNAKLEGEDKNAKFTSNAQKIDKFGRLVREGVSDSDSEDSHHAYRRNKRGRSRSRSPLDRRRRNHPRRRREKRSRSRGWSPRNRRSRSRSPSFRHAGEFSGGNRRLEKGQLPDCFNFLRGRCYRGASCRYMHHDFEKINGSRHHKSKQQEVQLPPSSKNCNTHEGNKKLSPMVSDHGQEIMNQEMRSNHDVSCATKDNNVVHNGEDSVGDALVDSEIIKSDSFRQIVAELPKTRVVEERSEDGTTCVGENFQEAMESDQPMVVDSFPSKRASDANLMKSHGETPQDVISSLKIQQSQSVQSDPVLEDADNHAQQTDDSSISDTSPNKTSRTSPKKLHGTETLPNSADSVHNPSQMPPVPSSAPNAEGNNTSHMAQLSRDCNLMPQTAAFQSQSVPSENFPSYMLPNHNSLFSLPSNSSSATLPPPPPLLPPHGPVGNAGSAKPSVTSQFQQISLPPRGDFGSQMFLRPYSTEFSVNSQVGEFQHQAYPSLQEPHQPPIHLQGFKLKPLPGCTPSSQQSGLFGGDHLKQLPLQAARVSDSIRSNNYPQPIPFSQGPANKMQSFSGDNFAPGEILKSSTNQPYLQRQQVPYSLHHSVPDSVYSLPGKISSSGYPPDLQDRNQPSHLDFGLSRNSTHFNPYASTFEKPLSSRFSSDVFRQEKGTTYGSTHDNPLGLSNASVDGLGVRPKEATSPTSASGVGKIIPRSGGDQYDPLFDSIEPSSNSYMKLDHFKKWEPSGDSDIVLRLKGSSQPLDVEENNKKKEVGGIVLATSIVNEEFGETADLEIGDVENGSQSNPNALTNTNMGEMEIDQIKSPGKSKKESRSMKLFKACLADFVKEVLKPSWRQGNMSKETFKTVVKKTVDKVSEAMKSHQIPKSKAKINQYIDSSQRKLTKLVMGYVDKYAKG